In one Kwoniella botswanensis chromosome 3, complete sequence genomic region, the following are encoded:
- a CDS encoding heat shock protein 60, mitochondrial produces MNVLRSRSALPRPARLLQSTSAITKRGYASKDVVFGNDARQGMLKGVDILAKAVSATLGPKGRTVIIGQSFGGPKITKDGVSVAKAITLKDPVENLGARLVQDVASKTNDTAGDGTTTATVLARAIYSEGVKNVAAGCNPMDLRRGAQKAVDKVLEVLETNKRVITTSEEIAQVATISANGDTHVGAIIAQAMEKVGKEGVITVKEGRTIEDEIEITEGMRFDRGFLSPYLITDAKNQRVELEKPFVLLSEKKISALQDILPSLEIAAQTRRPLLIIAEDVDGEALAAIILNKLRGQLSVAAVKAPGFGDNRKSILGDIAILTGGTVFTDELDVKLDKATPDLFGSTGSVTITKEDTIILNGEGDKANIQARCEQIRGVINDATTSDYDRTKLQERLAKLGGGVAVIKVGGSSEVEVGEKKDRYDDALNATRAAVEEGIVPGGGTALLKASIQLDNLNVDNFDQKLGVSMIRQAIRRPVRTIVENAGEEGSVVVGKLLSEEFSSQDKFNWGYDAATSQYRDMISAGILDPLKVVRTALVDASGVASLLTTSEACVVDAEEKTPPPGMGMGGGMGGMPGMGMM; encoded by the exons ATGAACGTGCTCCGATCCCGATCCGCTCTTCCCCGACCCGCCAGATTACTCCAATCTACCTCCGCCATCACCAAGAGAGGTTACGCATCCAAAGATGTCGTCTTTGGAAACGATGCCAGACAAGGAATGTTGAAAGGTGTTGATATCCTTGCTAAAGCTGTCAGCGCTACTCTCGGTCCAAAGGGAAGAACCGTCATCATTG GCCAAAGTTTCGGTGGACCAAAGATCACCAAAGATGGTGTGTCTGTAGCTAAAGCTATCACCCTCAAAGACCCAGTAGAGAACCTAGGTGCTCG TCTCGTTCAAGATGTTGCCTCCAAGACCAACGATACCGCTGGTGACGGTACTACCACCGCTACTGTCCTTGCCCGAGCTATCTACTCTGAAGGTGTGAAGAATGTCGCTGCTGGTTGTAACCCCATGGACCTTAGGCGAGGTGCTCAGAAGGCTGTTGACAAGGTTCTTGAGGTCCTTGAGACTAACAAGCGAGTCATCACCACCAGCGAGGAAATTGCACAA GTCGCCACCATCTCCGCTAACGGTGACACTCACGTTGGTGCTATCATCGCCCAAGCTATGGAGAAAGTCGGTAAAGAAGGTGTGATTACCGTCAAGGAGGGTCGAAccattgaagatgagatcgagatcacCGAAGGTATGAGATTTGACCGAGGATTCCTTTCACCATATCTCATCACCGACGCCAAAAATCAACGAGTCGAGTTGGAAAAACCCTTCGTCCTCCTTTccgagaagaagatctcaGCTTTACAAGATATCTTGCCATCTTTGGAAATCGCCGCTCAGACCAGACGACCATTATTGATCATTgctgaagatgtcgatggaGAAGCTTTGGCCGCTATCATCTTGAACAAGCTCAGAGGTCAACTCTCAGTCGCTGCTGTCAAGGCACCAGGTTTCGGTGACAACAGGAAATCAATCTTGGGTGATATCGCCATCTTAACTGGTGGTACCGTCTTCACCGATGAGTTAGATGTTAAACTCGATAAAGCCACCCCTGATCTTTTCGGTTCTACCGGTTCAGTCACCATAACCAAGGAAGAtactatcatcctcaatgGTGAAGGTGACAAGGCCAACATCCAAGCTAGATGTGAGCAGATCAGAGGTGTCATCAACGATGCTACCACTAGCGATTACGACAGGACCAAACTCCAAGAACGATTGGCCAAGTTGGGTGGCGGTGTGGCTGTCATCAAAGTTGGTGGATCATCTGAAGTTGAGGtcggagagaagaaggacagaTACGACGATGCTCTTAATGCTACTCGAGCGGCTGTCGAGGAGGGAATCGTCCCAGGTGGTGGTACCGCTCTTTTG AAAGCTTCCATTCAACTTGATAACCTCAACGTTGACAACTTCGACCAGAAATTAGGTGTATCCATGATCCGACAAGCTATTCGACGACCCGTCCGAACCATCGTCGAGAAcgcaggtgaagaaggatcagtagTCGTTGGTAAATTATTATCCGAGGAATTCTCATCGCAAGACAAGTTCAACTGGGGATACGATGCTGCCACCTCTCAATACAGAGATATGATCTCTGCTGGtatccttgatcctctcAAGGTAGTCAGGACAGCTTTGGTTGATGCCTCAGGTGTGGCCAGTTTATTAACTACATCTGAAGCTTGTGTGGTCGATGCTGAGGAGAAGACCCCTCCTCCtggtatgggaatgggaggaggaaTGGGAGGTATGCCAGGTATGGGAATGATGTAA